The following nucleotide sequence is from Streptomyces bathyalis.
AGCGGCTGTTCGCGGTCGATCCGGGCGCGCAGGAGGAAGAGGCCGCCCCGTCCGTTGAGGGCGTGGAGATCGAAGGCAGCGTGCTGGCCCCCGGCGAGCTGGTGGGCTGGCTTGACGAGCACGCGGGCGGCACCCTCGGCCTGGCCACCGTGGATGTGTGGAAGCTGGGCACGGGCAGCGTCAGCGAGATCGCTCTCGCCGCCGCGGACGGGCCCGCGGCCTGGTTCGACCCGGCCCGGCTGGATGAGGCGGAGGAGAGGGCCTTCGCCTCGTGGATCGCCGATGCCGCACACCCGAAGGTCGTCCACGACGCCAAGGCGATCATGCGTGTCTTCGCCGAGCACGGATGGAACGTCGCCGGAGTCACCCAGGACACGGCCCTGGCCGCGTATCTCGACAAGCCCGGCCGCCGATCCTTCGACATGGACGCGCTGTCGGTGGAATACCTCGGCCGCGAGCTCGGCCCCGCCGACGCCGGCGGCGGGCAGCTGGCCTTCGGCGTGGACGAACAGGCCGAGGCGCAGGCGCTGATGGTCAAGGCGCGCACGATCCTCGACCTCGGCGAGGTCTTCGAGGAGAGGCTCGCTCAGGTCGGGGCCGCCGATCTGCTGCGCGATCTGGAGCTGCCCACCTCGGCCGTGCTGGCACGAATGGAGCGCGCCGGCATCTGCGCCGACCGTGAGTGGCTGACGGGTCTTGAGCAGCAGTTCGCGGACGCCGCCCAGCAGGCCGTGAAGGACGCACACGCCGCCGTCGGGCACGAGTTCAACCTCGGTTCGCCCAAGCAGCTCCAGGAGGTGCTCTTCGGCGAGTTGGGCCTGCCCAAGACGAAGAAGACGAAGACGGGCTGGACGACGGACGCCGACGCGCTGACCTGGCTCGCGACGCAGACGGAGCACGAGCTGCCGGTGCTGATGCTGCGCTACCGCGAGCAGCAGAAGCTGCGCACCACCGTCGAGGGCCTGATCAAGACGATCGCCGCCGACGGCCGCATCCACACCAGCTTCAGCCAGACCGTTGCCGCCACCGGCCGACTCTCCTCCACCGACCCCAACTTGCAGAACGTGCCCATCCGTACGGACGAGGGCCGCGCCATCCGCCGCGCCTTCCGCGTCGGTGAGGGCTACGAGAGCCTGATGACCGCGGACTACAGCCAGATCGAACTGCGCGTGATGGCCCACATGTCCGACGACGAGAAGCTCATCGAGGCCATCACCTCCGGGGAGAATCTGCACACGACCGTCGCCTCGCAGGTCTTCGACGTCACCGAGAACCAGGTCGACGCCGAGATGCGCCGCAAGATCAAGGCCATGTCCTACGGTCTGGCCTACGGGCTCTCGGCGTTCGGCCTCTCCCAGCAGCTGGGCATCACGCCCGACGAGGCCCGCACGTTGATGGACGACTACTTCGAACGGTTCGGCGGAGTGCGCGACTTCCTCCACCGGGCGGTCTCCGAGGCGCGCGCGACCGGCTACACCGAGACCATCATGGGCCGCCGCCGCTACCTCCCCGACCTCAACAGCGACAACCGCCAACGCCGCGACATGGCGGAGCGGATGGCGCTCAACGCACCGATCCAGGGCACGGCGGCGGACATCGTCAAGCTGGCGATGCTGCGCGTGGACTCCGCACTGCACAAGGAGAAGCTGCGCTCACGGATGCTGCTCCAGGTGCACGACGAGATCGTGCTCGAAGTGGCCCCCGGAGAACGCGACGCCGTCGAGGAACTCGTGTGCCGGGAGATGGCCGACGCGGTCCAGCTGCGTGCGCCGCTGGATGTCTCGGTCGGCGTCGGCGACGACTGGGAATCGGCCGCCCACTGAGCCCTTCCCCGCCCCGCGGCCAATGCCCCCGACCCGCAGACGTAACAGGGGAGTTGCCGTAGTGTCGCCCCTGTTGGCGACCGCAGCGGAGAGCAGGGGAGTCCGGCACATGGCGCTGTATGGCGGTATTCGCGGCGGCAGGAAGATCCGCCGAGGGGTGACCGGTACGGCCATCGCCGCCGCGACGATGGCTGCCCTGACCGCGTCGCAGGCGCCGGGTTCGGACGTGAACCACCTTGTGGATCCGGGCAAGGAGCGTCCGGACGAGGCGCAGCAGCCCGACCGCGCACCGGGCGACGACTCGTACCACACGGAGCTGCCGCCCCTCGAATCGCCCGCCCCGCCCCGCAGCGCACTCGACAAGCCCTCCGAGTCCGGAATCCCGGCGTCGCTGCTCGCCGCCTACAAGAAGGCCGTCAGCTCCATCAACGCCTCCGACCCCGCCTGCGGGTTGCGCTGGGAACTGCTCGCCGCCATCGGCAAGGTCGAGTCCGGGCAGGCTCGCGGTGGAGCGGTCGACAAGGACGGCACGACCCTCCGGCCGATCCTGGGCCCGGTGCTGAACGGATCGGGCTTCGCCCGCATCCACGACACCGACCGGGGCCGCCTCGACGGCGACCGGCGCTTCGACCGCGCCGTCGGGCCCATGCAGTTCATACCCTCGACGTGGTCCCGCTGGGGCACCGACGGCAACGGCGACGGCAACCGCGACCCGGGCAACGTCCACGACGCCGCGCTCGCCGCCGCCGGGTATCTCTGCGCGGGCGAACGGGACTTGACCTCCAAGGCCGGCCTGCACCGCTCGATCCTCAGCTACAACAACTCCCAGGACTACCTGCGTACGGTGCTGGCCTGGTACGAGTTCTACCGCAAGGGCACCCACAAGGTTCCCGACGGCTCGGGTGCGGTGCCCACCTCACCGGGCGCCGGTGGCGCGGACAGTGCCGGCAAGGGGAAGGGCAACGGCAAGGGTTCGCACGGAGGCGGCTCCGGGTCGGACAAGCCCGGCAAGGGCGACGGCGGGAACGACTCGCCGGCTCCGGTCACGCCCACGGCCCTGAAGCCGGTCCTCCCGGGCCAACTGTCCGCCTACACCGGTGAGAACTTCGACGACCGCGTGCGCGTAAGGGCCGTCAGCAAGGCCGGCAAGGCGGTCAAGGGCGTCCGCGTCC
It contains:
- the polA gene encoding DNA polymerase I translates to MDGHSLAYRAFYALPAENFSTSTGQTTNAIYGFTSMLSNTLRDEEPTHFAVAFDVSRKTWRSAEFAEYKANRSKAPDEFKGQVELIGELLDAMRVRRFAVEGFEADDVIATLTKQATAEGFKVSIVTGDRDALQLVSDDVTVLYPTKGVSELTRFTPEKVFEKYGLTPEQYPDFAALRGDPSDNLPGIPGVGEKTATKWITQFGSFAELARRADEVKGKAGENLRAHLESVTLNRHLTQLVSDVELSCRPEDLERVAYDRDTLNVVLDALEFRHLNFRERLFAVDPGAQEEEAAPSVEGVEIEGSVLAPGELVGWLDEHAGGTLGLATVDVWKLGTGSVSEIALAAADGPAAWFDPARLDEAEERAFASWIADAAHPKVVHDAKAIMRVFAEHGWNVAGVTQDTALAAYLDKPGRRSFDMDALSVEYLGRELGPADAGGGQLAFGVDEQAEAQALMVKARTILDLGEVFEERLAQVGAADLLRDLELPTSAVLARMERAGICADREWLTGLEQQFADAAQQAVKDAHAAVGHEFNLGSPKQLQEVLFGELGLPKTKKTKTGWTTDADALTWLATQTEHELPVLMLRYREQQKLRTTVEGLIKTIAADGRIHTSFSQTVAATGRLSSTDPNLQNVPIRTDEGRAIRRAFRVGEGYESLMTADYSQIELRVMAHMSDDEKLIEAITSGENLHTTVASQVFDVTENQVDAEMRRKIKAMSYGLAYGLSAFGLSQQLGITPDEARTLMDDYFERFGGVRDFLHRAVSEARATGYTETIMGRRRYLPDLNSDNRQRRDMAERMALNAPIQGTAADIVKLAMLRVDSALHKEKLRSRMLLQVHDEIVLEVAPGERDAVEELVCREMADAVQLRAPLDVSVGVGDDWESAAH
- a CDS encoding lytic transglycosylase domain-containing protein: MALYGGIRGGRKIRRGVTGTAIAAATMAALTASQAPGSDVNHLVDPGKERPDEAQQPDRAPGDDSYHTELPPLESPAPPRSALDKPSESGIPASLLAAYKKAVSSINASDPACGLRWELLAAIGKVESGQARGGAVDKDGTTLRPILGPVLNGSGFARIHDTDRGRLDGDRRFDRAVGPMQFIPSTWSRWGTDGNGDGNRDPGNVHDAALAAAGYLCAGERDLTSKAGLHRSILSYNNSQDYLRTVLAWYEFYRKGTHKVPDGSGAVPTSPGAGGADSAGKGKGNGKGSHGGGSGSDKPGKGDGGNDSPAPVTPTALKPVLPGQLSAYTGENFDDRVRVRAVSKAGKAVKGVRVQYTIKGDTGARFPGDSRKATATTMPNGLATAPLIDAGEQAGNFTITATTKVAGNDPSTTVKAEVKPKYTFAVDHEGPLKAPVDSEFTDFKVDLKHEKEAAGGVPVTATMVDKNGKENTKGPYFTDLFGNEDRSVTETTGVLAKAGVLDLPAIHTDGHTGTFILRLTTDDGSTSDIELTVTEK